The genomic region CCTGCCTCATTCAGTCTGGAACGGAATACAATGAAGCGATCTCCTTCATAGAAACGTGTAAGGTACCAATCCAATGAGTCCGCAAATACAGGCCCATAAGGGTGCACATGATACACTTTCCCATCGAGTCCGATAATGCCCATATGCCCGGCGTAATAGGTGGATTCCGAGCTTGGTGTGTACACGATATCCCCTGGCTCCAGCTTCATCTCCCCCAAAGCGTTGATGGGTAAATCCTGATGTAACCGTTTGGCTGCTGAACGTTCACGCCGCCCTTCAACAAACAAGCGATGAAGTGCACCGGCAAGTGCGAGATACATTTCGGACCATTTGATCTTTTTCTTATCAGGTCGTTTGAACCACCGCTGGATGAAGGTGAAACCTCGTTGTGGTTGTGAACCCTTCTTCATACGCTGCACTCCACTCTCATCTATTTTTATATATAGTTGTCATTCTACAGTTTCTCAGGCTTATTATAGACATTTGGTAGTGTATATTCAATTCGATAGCCGTTGTGTCTGATGAAATTATGCCTTCTTATTACCCATTTTATGCAAAAAAGATGACTTTGGAATGAACCCAAAGTCATCTTAATCGTATCCAAACGCAGACTTTATTCTTCTACAACACCAAGAGCTTTATTTTTCTCCTTAAAGCGGCTGTTATGGGAAGAAACATAAGCCACTTTCTCCGCTTCAGGGTCCATGTATAACTTCGCACTGTTTACCGCGAGGGCTGCATCCGTGAAAGTACCCGCAATCAGGTACAGTTTGCTACCATAATCTACAAAATCGCCTGCGGCGAAAACGCCAGGAATATTCGTTTGCAATCTCTCTGTCGTAGTAACATGCCATTCTCCAAGATCAAGTCCCCAATCCCGGATTGGACCAAAATCACTCTTCATGCCATGGTTTACAATGACAGCATCCACTTCAAGCAGTTCAGTTTCGCCTGTGTCCACGTGTGAAATGGTCACTTGCTCAATCACATCACCACTCAAACTATGCAGTGTCTCTACCGCATAAGGTGTCCGGACATCTACAGAGGATTCTCTCATACGCAGTACATTACGCTCCAGCCCGCCAAAGCGGTCACGACGATGCACAACGGTAACTTGCTCTGCCAGTGCTTCCAGTTCATTTGCCCAGTCTACAGCAGAGTCGCCACCACCTGAGATCAGGACGCGTTTACCACGGAATGGCTCCAGTTCCTGCACCGTATAGTGCAGATTGCTAACCTCATAACGGTCTGCACCCTCAAGCTCCAACTTGGCCATTTTATATATACCGTACCCGATTGCCAAAATGACAGTACGTGTCCAGTGTTGTTCACCTGTTGCTGAAGTTAAAAGAATCGTGCCATCAGGTTGACGTTCGAATCCTTCGATCTGTTGTTCAAATACAAGCGTTGGCTCGAAAGTTCGTGCCTGTTCTTCCAATTGTTTGATCAGATCTTCACATAGAATTGGCGTCACACCTCCAACATCCCAGATCATTTTCTCCGGATAAAAGAGCATGCGACCGCCCAATCTGTCACGTGCCTCAATCAACTTGGTCTTCATATCCCGCATGCCGCTATAAAAGGCAGAGTACATGCCCGCTGGGCCACCGCCGATAATGGTTACATCATAAAGTTCCAACTGCTGATTCATATTAAAAATACCTCCGTTAATTCGATCCAGAACATCGAGTATTTGATATCGATTCTCATTATCACTTAAATCCTAGTTTAATGGTAATCTTATCAAATTACAATGGCTAAAAAACAAACATTTCTTGTACAAAACTTCTATCAACAAGTTCGCTCTTGACTATTGTGCTCTTGGAGCCACCAACAGCTTTTCCACGACAAAATCAAGTTGTTTATTGATTGAATAAATATCCGAATAATAGAAGAAATCGAAATCAATCTCAATCAGACGACCTTCTTTGATCGCAGGGATGCTGCTCCATATTGGATTATCCGTCAAGTTATCTGCTCCTTCATACACCGAGCGAAATACATAATCCCCGATATATTCAGGAAGTACTTCCATGGAGATGTTGGAGCCGGCCGCGTCCGAAACCACATCAATTTTTTTCTGTACAACTTCAGGTGCTTTCATCCCCAAGTACTCATATACCGCCTGAGATCCCCGGCCAAATTGCTTGCTCTCTACAATGACCATACCTTTCAAGCCGCCCTCCACTATGGAGATTGTTTTGTCAAGTATGCCTGCATCTGCAAGAGTCTTCTTACTCTCTTCAACTTTGGTGTTGAGATTAGTGATTAACGTCTCCGCTTCCTGCTCTTTGCCAAAAATGCTCGCTATACTATGGAGTCTTTCTTCTGTAGACAATTTCTCATACGGAATATATACCGTAGGTGCAATATCTTTTAATAACGTATACGTCTCTTCTGAAGGAACAATGATCAGATCCGGATCAAGATCAATGACAGCTTCAGGATTCGGTTCGAACCAGGTACCCAGTGCATTTACACCTTCTAGCTCACTCTTGTATGCAGCCCCGTCATATACATCTGAGGTAGCGATTGGCTTAACTCCAAGTGCGACGACATCCCCCTGGAGATACAAGACAACAACCCGTTTGGGATTGGCTGGAACAACCACATCACCCTTAACCGTTGAGACTGTGCGTGTTTCATTGTCTTTGTTCGTCTGGCTTCCGGTGTCTGATGACACTGCCGTACTGCTGTTATTGGAACTGGCACCTGTTCCTTCGCCAGCTGCTGGTGTTTGTGCTGTACCTGAAGAACAGGCTGCAAGGAGCATCGTTATGCTTAATAATGCAACCATGATCATACTGGAACTTGTTTTTCTTCTTTTCATTGATGTAGACCCTCCGTCTATATATTGATAATGATTCTCATAATCAATATATCCCGACTTCCACCTCCGGCCAATGGACGATTCAGAGATTTGCAATGGACGATCCTCTCTTCGCGCCTCTTCTCTCATCTTTCGTTGGTATAGAATCGGAGAGATTCCCACATGTTTTTTGAAGATACGACTAAAATAATACACATCCGAATAACCCACTTCTGCTGCAATTTCACTCAGCGTTGCATCCGATCGCAAAAGGAGATTTCGAGCCTTGGCGATTCGGGTCTGAATTAAATAATCAATCGGACTGTAACCTGTCTGTCGTTTGAATTGCATGGATAAATGCCGGGAGCTATAGTTGAATTGTTCAGCCAAGAAATCAAGGGTGACCTGTTCTCTATAATGGTTCTGTATGTAACGGAGCGTTTGTTTCACCGGATCAGCAAGCTCTGTTTTGATCTCCTGCTCTGCCAGCTGAACCATCATTTCATGAATGAATTGATAAAATAAACTTTTCGTATGAAGCAGATCCAAACTGCCGGACTGTGCCCATGCACCTTCAAGCTCATCAAGGTACCGTAACAACCCAAGAGGACTACTTGGCGTAAAACCATATTGCAAAGAGAACGGTGCAACCTCAGGCTGTGCCAATAACCACTTTTTGCGATAGCTAGGAAAGGCCAGGAATGCTCTGTAATAGAGCAGAATATATTCAAAATCTTCGTGGGTTTGGATATCCAGTGAAGATCCTTTTGCCCCATGAAGCATGTGAAATCGCTCTGCCTTATATGTTTGTCCATCCAACTGAAGCACAGCCGATCCACGTATCGTATATATAAAACCATTTGCCGGAAGTATATAGGAACTCAGTTGTTCCCCTGCCTCCATAACGATCCGGCGTATATCCAGAACCTTAACAGCGGCAAGATTCCAGTATTTCATCTGTTCGTCTAATTGCATCGAATACTCTCCAATCCCAGTCTCACCCGGTACAAAGACCTTACAAGGTCATCATTCTGCCACACATCCTTTTACATATGAATAGCAGAGGTTCACTAATATCTCTTTATTATAAATGATAATAATTTTCATTATCAACTGTAATTTAGACTGGAACTGGATTTCATCTTATCAAGCACACACTATGCTTATTTTTGTTCAGAGATCTTCGTAAACCACGCGGCCAATTCCTCGGTCTGATCCAATGTTGCAATCGGGTCAAAGTACCAGGAACGATCCGGGCTCCAGATAAACACTCGATCATTCTTAACCGCATCCAGTGAGCTCCAGACCGGTTTGGATTTCAACTCTTCCAGGGTCAGATTATCTGCTGTTAGAATGATGTAGTCTCCGGCAAATTCAGGAATCGCTTCCGATGAAACTTCAACCAGTTGATCCTTCATTAAGATCTCTTTTATTAACCTTCCAAGATCGTTTCTCCCTCCACTAGGCAGGTTCGCTTTGTACATCAAGTAATATAAGCGTAATCCGGCTTCGCCGGCTTGAATTACCAACTTACTCCCTTTTCCCCCATGAAGAACATAAAAGCGGCTCACTTCATACGTTTGGTTGTCTATCATCACTCCGGCCTCACCTTGAAAGGTGAGGACAAAAGTACTTGTCGGAAATTTGTATTTCATCTCGTATGCCTCGAGTTCCATGTATCGGATATCTGTTATACTCACCGCAGCATAGCTCCAGAGTATATAATAATCATTCCACATTTTGCTAACCCATCTCCGTCTACATAGATTGTGTCTAAACTTCTATCTACTCACTTATTGATAACCATTATCAATTTTTAGGATGAAGTACGCAATACAAGCGACTTAAATGAATCCTTTTAGATGAAATAAAAGCTATTCAAATCCTTCTCTTAACATCCGATATATGTAAATAGAACCATGATAAAGCGTAGAAGGAGAACAGAGGATATGAATTCAATCTCATCTGCAACCAAAAGCAGTTTTACTCCCGGGAATCAAGTCTCCAATCGGGATAAAGAAATCCAGGGACTTATGCAGCAGAAGATTCGACTTAATGAAGAAATGCAAGGGGTAAAATCCAATGACGAGTTGGATACCAAAACTAAAGCTCAGCGAATTAAATCCTTAACAAGCTCCATATCCCAGATTGACAGTCAGATTGCGCAAATTAAATCTGAGGAATTGCAGGAAAAGAACAAATTAAGACAGCCTGAAAAGGCTCAACAGCAACAACCCAAACCAAGTGACGAGACTCAAGCCCCTTCACTGGATCATCTCATTAAACATAGTCAGACTTATGATCAATTGGGTAAGCTGGTCGGTTTGCGGGATCGCATGCAGGGCTCCATTCAGACCACCGAAGGAGAAACCCGCTTCGACCGACTTGTTCTGGAAATCAATCCTCCCGGAAATGAACTCGATCTCGGCAAATCAATGATGCTGGAAAATGCAGAGCGCACCGTCTTTCAGGCAAAGCGAGAGGTCGTCCAGGACATTAATGCGCAGTTGAACAAGGTCAACCAGAAGATTGGAGAACTAGTGGAAGAGATCCATCAGCCCGCACCTAAAGAAAAGGTACTACCTCCTAACTCTGCAGCCTCTGGGAAAGAAGATCAGGAAGTAAATGAGGTAAAGAAAACGGGAAGTAAGGAGAAGCCATCCGATGGTGGAACCACAGATCAGGAATCCGGAAACGGCCCGCAAACTCCGGCTTCTGCATCTCCTGCTGCTTCATATCCATCCGTCGATATTCGAGTCTGAGTACGCTCTGATCAAACATGCTTATATGTATACATATTGGGGTTGAAGTGTTTTCTTTTCAAAACACTGCCTTCGCCCCGCACGCATCAAATGATAGAAAACCGCTAGGACAGGTGACTTACTCCTGATACGTAGCGGTTTTTCTGCATTTTAACGTATGGGTTCATGCGAAGCCTAGGCTTCCGAAGAAGCTTTCATACAAAAGGCTTTTAGATTCACTTCTTCAGGTTCTTTCTGTCCTCTTCGTTCTCACATAAATGTTTATTTCAATTTATATTGGATATTTCTTATTAGCATGGATTACTGACGGTATCATTGGCACAGATGATGCTGCCAGCAATCGCTTTACAACCTTTTTTGATGCGTGTGGCCTCATCGATAATTTGATCGATGTTTTCATAATTTTGCTTGCTGTTGGTTACAACCGCGATGGAAACAGACACGAGAGGAATGGGCCGATTCAGCCCGGAGCGTCCCTCCCCCAGAACATATTGATGAAGCCAATCACGTTCGTTGTAGAACGTCTTCTTCATCTCCTCAAAGCCTGAAATGACTTCCTCACTTATATGCTTGTAATCATGGTGATTCAGAATCGCAATAAAATCATCACCACCGATATGTCCAAGAAAAGCTTCAGGGAAAACAAAAAGCTTGCGAAGCAAGTTAGCTGTCGCCTGAATAAGCTGATCTCCCATTTTGAAACCGTAGCTATCATTGTAGGATTTAAACTGATCAAGATCGACGTACAGTACGCTAAAATGGTCCAACTGAAGAGCCTGAGACAGCCTTTCATCTATAATATGGTTCCCGGGAAGGCCCGTTAGCGGGTTCATAAAAATCGCCATTTCGGCACGTACATCAGCAACAGCAAGCAGCAAACGACGAATACTCACAGCTCCAAAGAAACTGTCCCCCGATGTGACCAGCACAAGGTCATATATTTCCCCTTCATCTCGATCCATGGCGAGAACACTGACAGCTGTAATCTGTTCCGAATAATCCACCACCAGTGCCTGCGTATTCATCACCAGTTCTACAGGACGTCCCATATACAGATTATATCCATACTGTGTGCCAATCTGCTGAAAGAATCGGGGTCGCATCATTAACGACACACCCTTCTCCCCCATAACAGCTATACCTTCGAGATGAGGATTGGACTTGAAAAGATGATAAACGATATCGCATTTTGTATCAGATCGCACTACAGGAATTGGTTCAGCAATCTCGCCTATTTGCGTAAACATACTATTCTACTCCTCTGTTCGTAGCATCTAATCCGTACTTCCAAATTATATGTAGGTCTTTGTCAATGGTCACATCGTACCACTTTCTACTAGAAAAAGCGTTAACTGAAGGTAAAAGTTTATAAATTATTTCCTTTATCTGAATTTTTCTATAGGGAGCTTACTTTAATGCTTGATCTCAAAATTCAGAAACAATCATGCAAAAATACCGTCAATTATTGGATATTTTAAATCCAATAATTGACGGTATTCGTTGACATATATGATAGAAGTTTAGAGGCATGAAATGAAGGAATTCAAATATTGACCGCCAAAATTCATTTGGTTAGAATCTAATCTGAATCCAAAATTTCTTGCCCAATCACTACTCCTGACCCTTTCAGCTTACCTTATGCTCAATTCTCAGCTTGTCAGCAACCATCGCGATGAACTCAGAGTTCGTCGGCTTCGACTTGCTGATGTTAATTGTATAACCAAACAAGTGGCTGATGCTGTCGATGTTACCGCGAGTCCAAGCCACTTCAATCGCATGACGGATCGCTCGTTCGACGCGGGATGGCGTGGTTTTGAATTTTTCGGCAATCGCCGGATACAGTGTTTTGGTGATGGCTCCCAAAATTTCGATATTGTTATACACCATCGTAATCGCTTCGCGCAAATACTGATATCCCTTAATATGCGCAGGAACACCGATTTCATGTATGATGGACGTAATACTGGCATCCAGATTTTTGTGTTTGCCCATTGGTACGACATTGGATTTCATGAACATGGATGAACCGCTGCTTGTGGACATCGCCGTCTGGGTTCCCACGAGTTGACGCACACGATTCGCGAGCACTTCCATGTCAAACGGCTTAAGAATGTAATAGGAAGCTCCGAGTTGCACGGCACGCTGTGTGATATTCTCTTGTCCGAATGCCGTAAGCATAATGACTTTAGGCTGTGGAGACAGGTTCAGGTTGCGCAAGCGCTCAAGCACACCCAGTCCATCCAGATGAGGCATGATAATATCCAGAATCAATACATCCGGCACATCCCGAGTTTGCTCCAGCAATTGCAGTACTTCTTCTCCATTGTATGCAATACCGGTTACTTCCATATCTTCCTGCTCAGATATATATTCGGCAAGCAAATTCGTAAATTCACGATTATCATCGGCCAGCAATACCTCAATTTTTTGCAAAACGGTATCCTCCTTTAAATTAAACATCGTTTCGTACATTTCCTTACAGGTTAAATTTTCGACACAGCAAGTTAAATTCCTCCTGTCGAAAATTATTTTTCTTTATTTTTTTTTCTTGATCCTATATAATAAATAATTTATTTCATTATCCGATATATTATGTTTCCTTTCGACAAAAAAGAACCTCAGGGCTGTTTATCCAGCCTTGAGGTTCTTATCGTTTTCCTTTTTCATCATAACGCCAGCATCTTGTAACATCCATTCAATGAAGCAACCGTAACCCGATTTCGGATCATTGACAAATACGTGAGTAACTGCACCAATCAATTTACCGTTTTGCACAATAGGGCTACCGCTCATGCCTTGAACAATGCCTCCGGTCTTATCCAGCAATTTCGGGTCCGTAATTCGAAGTACCAGACCTTTCGTCGCTGGCTCGGATTGATCTGCTACATGAACAATGTCAATGGAGAAGCGTTCAACTTGTTGACCGTCAACCACGGTAAGTATTTCGGCCGGACCTTCTTTCACTTCATGAGAGAAAGCGACGGGAATGCCTTTCGAATACAGACTGTGCTCAGGATTTCCGGACATTTTACCAAAGATGCCAAAAGCCGTATTACGTTCAATATTGCCCAAAATTTTGCTTTCCTTAAGGAAATGAGCACGTTTTTCACCCGGATCACCGGTCTCACTCTTCGAAATTGACGTTACATTGGACTGAACAATCTGACCACTACCCACAACAATAGATGTCTGTGTGTTCATATCTGTAATGACATGGCCCAGTGCGCCATATACGCCCTGATCGGGAGCATAGAAGGTAAGTGTACCAACACCGGCTGCAGAATCACGAATGTACAAGCCCAGCCTCCACGCTTGATCCTCAGAGTCGTATGCCGGAGTCAATCGTGTCTTAACCGTTTCCTTACCACGCTTTAATACAACATCGATGCCTTTTTTACTTTTGCCTGCAAGTTCAACGGCCTCGGAGACGCCTGACACGCCATCCAGACGTTTACCATCCATATGCGTGATGAGATCCCCAAGCTTGATGCCCGCTGTTTCTCCGGGCGATACACGCTCATCCTGACCGGAACGGACCAGATGATGTCCGACCACCAGAATGCCCGCCGATTTAACCTTGACGCCAATGGTTTGACCCCCGGGTACAACACGCAAATCCGGAATCACATTCACATGCACTGTTTTGACCGGAATTTTACCCCACAACTTTAACGTTAATTTGGCATGTCCCGTTTGTTGGGGGTGAAGATGCAAAGGTTGTTGCCTGGTAACATGCATCGCAGCCTGATCATCCAAACCAACGATATCAGGACGATCTACAACGGCGCTTGAAGCAGCGGGTACAGCGAGCCTAACATCAGCTTGCCTGCCAGCAAACACCTGCAATTCATCGGGCAGTGAAGCATAACTTTGCACAGGCTGAACAGCCTGGCTAATCACACAAAGAAAGAAGGCAAATAAAAGACCTAGCAATTTCTTCCTGAGGGGGGAATTCAATGGCTGTCACACTCCCTTTGCTTCTTTCGCTTGACGAAAGGTGGTCGCCAATTGCGTACCTATAAGATAACCTCGCCCCCAGGCTTTTATTACTGTCAAACATTACGCCAGCCGTTCGTTTCACCCTTTTTTGGCTTCCGCCAAATTCAGCATTTCCTGTGCGTGATGCAGCGTTTTTTCTGTAATTTCCACGCCGCCGAGCATACGTGCCAATTCCTTCACTCTGCCTTCGTCTGACAGCGATTCCACCTGTGTCATCGTCCGTCCATCGTAGACATGTTTCTCGATGAGGTACTGATGATCTGCCATACAAGCCACTTGTGGCAAGTGAGTTATTGAGAAAACCTGACAAGTCGAAGACAAGCGGAACAGTTTTTCCGCAATGGATTGTGCTGCTCTACCGCTAACGCCTGTATCGACTTCATCAAAAATCAACACAGGTATCCGGTCATGTCGTGCGAAGATACTCTTCATCGCCAGCATCATTCTCGACAACTCACCACCCGAAGCAATCTTGCCCAATGGTCGCAGTGGCTCACCAGGGTTCGGTGAGATCAGGAATTCTGCGTTGTCCGCACCTTGACGATTCAGACGAATACGGCGTCCATTCCATTCAATGCCCTTTGGATCTTCAAATGGAGTGATCTGAACACGCAGTGTAGTTCTCTCCATCTGCAGATCCTTGAGCTCACTCTCCACCTGAGCAGCCAGCTCCTCGGCACATTGTTTGCGAACCTTGCTGAGTTCTTCAGCAGACTCCATCACAAGGTTAAGCATTTTGTCACGTTCAGCTCGCAATTTCTCAAGCCGTTCGTCCTTGTTCTCCAGCTGGTCGGTTTCATGGCTAATCTGATCATAATAACTCAGAATGAGTTCAACACTGTCCCCGTATTTCCGTCTGAGGCCAGAAATCAGGTTCAGCCTTTGCTCCACTTCTTCCAGCCTTGCCGGATTAAATTCGATCTTCTCCCGGTAATCCCTTAACTGGAATGTCGCATCTTCCAATTGATAAAATGCCGATTGCAACTGCTCTACAATCGGTTGCAGACCTTTGCTATCGTAGCCAGATATGTCTTCAATTCTAGAAAGAGCAATGCTCACAGCTTCAAGCCCGCGTTGACCACTGAGCAGGTCATATGCACCAGCAACACTGTCCATCATTTTCTCACTATGGGATAGTTTGACCCGTTCTTCCCCGAGTAATTCATCCTCACCTCGTGTAAGGCTTGCGGCTGCGATTTCTTCAAGTTGAAAGCGATACATGTCTAAGAGCTGATATGCACGCTGACTGGACTCCTGAAGCGCACGCAGTTCTTTTTCCGCCGTGATAAACTTGCTGTAGCGCTCCTGATACTTCGCTTTGATCGGTCCGATGACTTCCGAGCCATAGGTGTCTAGAAGCCCCAGATGGCTCTCAGCGCGCAGCAAACTTTGATGTTCATGTTGCCCATGGATATTAATCAGCTTCTCGCCAACTTCTCTCAGCATCGTCAGATTGACCAATTGCCCGTTAATGCGGGAAGTACTTTTTCCCTGTGTATTCAGCTCACGCCGAATGACCAAATGCTCTTCCGGCTCACAATGGATACCCAGCTTCTCTAACGTCTGCCATACCGGATGACTCTGCTCCATCTCGAACAGGGCTTCCATCTCTGCCTTCTCACATCCATACCGGATCAGATCCGCTGAACTGCGCCCACCGGCAATTAAGCCAAGTGCATCTATAATAATCGACTTCCCCGCACCCGTTTCCCCTGAAAGTACATGGAACCCCGGATGGAATACGACGTCAACTTCTTCCACCACAGCCAGATTGCGAATCGATAAAGTAACTAACATCTGCAAAAACACCTCCGGATGACTAACTCAGAAATTATGTTTTTGAACCATTGCTTTAAGCAATATAACCCATGATGCGTTCAATAACAGTCACGCTGTTATCTTCAGTCCGGCAGATAATGAGGATGGTGTCATCTCCACAGATCGTTCCCATGACTTCATTCCACTCAATATTATCAAGCAAAGCTGCAATGGAGTTGGCTGTTCCCGGCAAACATTTCATCACAACCAGATTGTTCGTGTGATCTATGTGCAGGAAATTGTCCACGAGTGCACGCTTCAACTTTTGAATCGGATTATATCGTTGATCTGTCGGCAAAGAGTACTTATACCGTCCATCATCCATAGGAATCTTGATTAACAGAAGCTCTTTGATATCCCGGGATACCGTCGCCTGAGTCACCTGAAAACCTGATTGGCGCAATGCTTCAACCAGATCATCCTGGGTCTCAATTTCATTTTGACTAATGATTTCTCGAATCTTGATGTGCCTTTGTCCTTTCATACATGCCTCCAGTTAAATGTATTGCAATAAAGCAGCAAGTGTAGTTCGCCGCAGACTTGGCCCTGCAATGTTCATTCTTTTATATTAGTCCAGATCATCCCCATCATACACATCTTCCTGATAGTCCATGAGCCTGATTAACTTAATATCGGAATCCTCGACGTCAACATACAGCAGCCCTTCACAGCCCGGATATAATAACAGATAATTGAGGAAGCGATCCCTTAACGCCGGTCCGGTCATTTCAAGTGGTTGTCTGCGACGAGACGTCTTCACCAGATATCTGAGATCCTCACGTTCTGCAACATAGTCAATGAATAATCTGCTGTAATAAACGGATTCATTGGCCTCAAAAGCCAGAGGGACTTTCATTTTGCCACCGATGACTTCGTAACCCTGGGCTTCAAGCAAATCCAATGCCGGGGAATCCTGAATTTTCACGTTCAGTTGCATTCCAGACAAGCTTACCGGCATCGGCCGGTTCACCCAATTACGCAAGCCGAAGAACAGCCACAAGATCAAACAGACAGCAAGTACACCTATAACGATTGTGTCATATTGTCCATCCATTATCGCTCACCTCGAAGATATATTCGAGATCCAGTAACGATTTCCCTTTACACCAATCATCTTCCCAGCGAAAAGAAACCCATCTTATGATGAGTTTCCCGTAAATGTATGAGCTGCTTCCTTCGCAACTTGCTCCGCAAGTGCATCAAGTGAAGCTGGATCGTTCTCTGG from Paenibacillus sp. FSL R5-0341 harbors:
- the recN gene encoding DNA repair protein RecN, whose amino-acid sequence is MLVTLSIRNLAVVEEVDVVFHPGFHVLSGETGAGKSIIIDALGLIAGGRSSADLIRYGCEKAEMEALFEMEQSHPVWQTLEKLGIHCEPEEHLVIRRELNTQGKSTSRINGQLVNLTMLREVGEKLINIHGQHEHQSLLRAESHLGLLDTYGSEVIGPIKAKYQERYSKFITAEKELRALQESSQRAYQLLDMYRFQLEEIAAASLTRGEDELLGEERVKLSHSEKMMDSVAGAYDLLSGQRGLEAVSIALSRIEDISGYDSKGLQPIVEQLQSAFYQLEDATFQLRDYREKIEFNPARLEEVEQRLNLISGLRRKYGDSVELILSYYDQISHETDQLENKDERLEKLRAERDKMLNLVMESAEELSKVRKQCAEELAAQVESELKDLQMERTTLRVQITPFEDPKGIEWNGRRIRLNRQGADNAEFLISPNPGEPLRPLGKIASGGELSRMMLAMKSIFARHDRIPVLIFDEVDTGVSGRAAQSIAEKLFRLSSTCQVFSITHLPQVACMADHQYLIEKHVYDGRTMTQVESLSDEGRVKELARMLGGVEITEKTLHHAQEMLNLAEAKKG
- the argR gene encoding transcriptional regulator ArgR, whose protein sequence is MKGQRHIKIREIISQNEIETQDDLVEALRQSGFQVTQATVSRDIKELLLIKIPMDDGRYKYSLPTDQRYNPIQKLKRALVDNFLHIDHTNNLVVMKCLPGTANSIAALLDNIEWNEVMGTICGDDTILIICRTEDNSVTVIERIMGYIA